One Acaryochloris thomasi RCC1774 genomic window, TACGGTGAGCGCACGTTCCATCAGCTCGATGCCGTTGAGGGCTTTGATTGCAGAATCTTCTTTAGCACGTTCCATTTCTACGAAGGCAAAGCCTCTAGAGCGACCGGTCTCTCGGTCTTGGGGAATATGAATACCTTTGATGGTTCCATAGTCTGAAAAGACGTTGTTGATATCTGTTGCAGTGGCCTTAAAAGAAAGGTTGCTGATGTAAATTGACATGGAGTATTCCTCCAAAATGAACGGTATTGCGGCCATATGTCTGGCAGCGATAGAAATTTGGGCGATGCCTACTGTCTTTTCTAAGAGCCTATGGCTCACTCATGAGGAAGTTGTGAGGAAAGTGAG contains:
- a CDS encoding RNA recognition motif domain-containing protein; this translates as MSIYISNLSFKATATDINNVFSDYGTIKGIHIPQDRETGRSRGFAFVEMERAKEDSAIKALNGIELMERALTVNKARPKVSRDLNNR